A region from the Actinoplanes sp. OR16 genome encodes:
- a CDS encoding methyl-accepting chemotaxis protein, producing MNLLRRMRLRVRLLSAFGLFCLLVASMTAVGVAESREQSAAADRVEEMQGLTRAVMQLKFRNADVSGWQLAYGWDASLHGNAAAIDPASENRKGTIDALEALEAELAVVAGADLTVAERGYFGIIEDNFAKFREYDDQVVELLRTGGTGAVEQAASLINNEEYDVFLAIVENTDTLVDSVNARAGAAQAELTAAGERLRMVLLIGCALALLLTVLLGLLLTASIERPAARVREALRVLAARDVTPRLPVDGRDELTDMAVAFNEAGDAVREMLAGVGERAAALAGASAELAETARRMDGQAGDTSDQAGVVAGAAGEVSGNVRTMAGAAQEMVAAIGEISRSTTSAAGVAADAVRTARLTSESVGDLVIASEEIGAIVKTITAIAEQTNLLALNATIESARAGEAGKGFAVVASEVKDLAQETARASADIVGRIAAIQQTTGQATAAIERITGVVQEISELQGNIAAAVEEQSATTGEINRSVAEVAQGSEQIAANVASVADIAAATTRDAGTTRESARQLGEMAGDLRGLVASFKY from the coding sequence CCGAGTCGCGGGAACAATCGGCGGCGGCGGACCGGGTCGAGGAGATGCAGGGCCTGACCCGGGCCGTGATGCAGTTGAAGTTCCGCAACGCGGACGTGAGCGGGTGGCAGCTGGCCTACGGCTGGGACGCCTCGCTCCACGGCAACGCCGCGGCGATCGACCCGGCTTCGGAGAACCGCAAGGGCACCATCGACGCGCTGGAGGCGCTGGAAGCCGAGCTCGCCGTGGTGGCGGGCGCCGACCTCACCGTGGCGGAACGGGGCTACTTCGGGATCATCGAGGACAACTTCGCGAAGTTCCGGGAGTACGACGACCAGGTCGTGGAGTTGCTGCGCACCGGTGGGACGGGCGCGGTGGAGCAGGCCGCGTCCCTGATCAACAACGAGGAGTACGACGTCTTCCTGGCGATCGTGGAGAACACCGACACGCTGGTGGACTCCGTGAACGCGCGGGCCGGGGCGGCTCAGGCCGAGCTGACCGCGGCCGGCGAGCGCCTGCGGATGGTGCTGCTGATCGGCTGTGCGCTGGCACTCCTGCTGACCGTCCTGCTCGGCCTGCTGCTGACCGCCAGCATCGAGCGGCCGGCGGCCCGGGTCCGCGAGGCCCTGCGCGTGCTGGCGGCGCGGGACGTGACGCCGCGGCTGCCGGTCGACGGCCGCGACGAGCTGACCGACATGGCGGTGGCGTTCAACGAGGCCGGCGACGCCGTACGGGAGATGCTCGCCGGTGTCGGAGAGCGGGCGGCCGCGCTGGCCGGGGCGTCGGCGGAGCTCGCCGAGACGGCCCGGCGGATGGACGGCCAGGCCGGGGACACCAGCGACCAGGCCGGCGTCGTCGCCGGCGCCGCGGGGGAGGTGTCCGGCAACGTGCGCACGATGGCCGGTGCCGCTCAGGAGATGGTCGCCGCGATCGGCGAGATCTCGCGCAGCACCACGTCGGCCGCGGGCGTGGCGGCGGACGCGGTCCGGACGGCCCGGCTGACCTCGGAGTCGGTCGGCGACCTCGTCATCGCGAGCGAGGAGATCGGCGCGATCGTCAAGACGATCACCGCGATCGCCGAGCAGACGAATCTGCTGGCCCTCAACGCCACGATCGAGTCGGCCCGGGCCGGCGAGGCCGGAAAGGGTTTCGCCGTGGTCGCGAGCGAGGTGAAGGACCTCGCCCAGGAGACCGCGCGGGCGTCGGCGGACATCGTCGGCCGGATCGCCGCGATCCAGCAGACCACCGGGCAGGCGACCGCCGCGATCGAGCGGATCACCGGTGTGGTCCAGGAGATCTCCGAGCTGCAGGGCAACATCGCCGCGGCGGTGGAGGAGCAGTCCGCCACCACCGGTGAGATCAACCGGAGCGTCGCCGAGGTGGCGCAGGGCTCCGAGCAGATCGCCGCGAATGTGGCGAGTGTGGCGGACATCGCGGCCGCGACCACGCGGGACGCCGGCACGACCCGGGAGTCGGCGCGGCAGCTCGGCGAGATGGCCGGCGATCTCCGGGGTCTCGTGGCGTCATTCAAATACTGA
- the ileS gene encoding isoleucine--tRNA ligase, whose product MAYPKHTDATGVPASPDLPAVERAVLDHWAADKTFEASIAQRPAGEDGSNEYVFYDGPPFANGLPHYGHLFTGYVKDLVPRYQTMRGKRVERRFGWDTHGLPAEVEAEKQLGITTKAQIVDLGIDKFNDACRTSVLAYTKDWERYVTRQARWVDFSNDYKTLDPAYMESVMWAFKTLHEKGLVYEGFRVLAYCFRCETPLSNTETRMDDVYRDRTDPALTVRFRLDTGEDIAVWTTTPWTLPSNLALAVGPDIEYAVLEKDGQKLIVGAGRVGAYAKELEGYEQVGTVTGSELVGRRYTPLFDFLVEQGGENAFQVLGADFVTTEDGTGVVHMAPAFGEDDQNTCNAAGIPTVVTVDDHTRFTALVPDFQGLQVFDANKPVIAVLKERGAVLRHDGYTHSYPHCWRCDTPLVYKAVSSWFVAVTQFRDRMVELNQEISWTPSHIKDGSFGKWLANARDWSISRNRFWGSPIPVWKSDDPNYPRVDVYGSFEDMERDFGVKVTDLHRPYVDDLTRPNPDDPTGKSVMRRVPEVLDCWFESGSMPFAQVHYPFENKDWFEHHYPGDFIVEYIGQTRGWFYTMHVLATALFDRPAFRNCLSHGILLGEDGRKMSKSLRNYPDVYRVFDSYGSDAMRWMLMSSPVLRGGDMPVTEVAIRDSVRQVLLPLWNVWYFFSLYANASGYEARFRTDSEHLLDRYVLAKTRELVTDVQKQMDDYDISGAAGSVRSFLDALTNWYVRRSRDRFWDGDEDAFDTLATVLETLCRVVAPLAPLTTEEIWRGLTGDRSVHLTDWPDADAFPADHELVASMDAIRDVASAALSLRKAKGLRVRLPLASATVATSSGSALAGLSDLLKDEVNVKDVVFTDDVAAYCQQVLTVVPRALGPRVGKQVQQVIKAVKSGDWQLVDGAPVAAGVTLAEGEYELKLVAADVENSAPLPAGGGVVVLDTVVTPELAAEGLARDVIRVVQQARRDADLDVSDRISLVIGASDAVRAAVEAHREFVAGETLATSLEFSSGTEGFAGEVGDGEQMTVTVTAV is encoded by the coding sequence ATGGCTTACCCGAAACACACCGATGCCACGGGCGTGCCGGCGTCGCCGGACCTGCCCGCCGTCGAGCGTGCCGTCCTCGACCACTGGGCGGCCGACAAGACCTTCGAGGCGTCGATCGCGCAGCGCCCGGCCGGCGAGGACGGCTCCAACGAGTACGTCTTCTACGACGGCCCGCCTTTCGCCAACGGCCTGCCCCACTACGGGCACCTCTTCACCGGTTACGTGAAGGACCTGGTCCCGCGCTACCAGACGATGCGGGGCAAGCGGGTCGAGCGGCGGTTCGGCTGGGACACCCACGGCCTGCCCGCCGAGGTCGAGGCGGAGAAGCAACTCGGCATCACCACCAAGGCGCAGATCGTCGACCTGGGCATCGACAAGTTCAACGACGCCTGCCGCACGTCGGTGCTCGCGTACACCAAGGACTGGGAGCGGTACGTCACGCGCCAGGCCCGCTGGGTCGACTTCTCCAACGACTACAAGACGCTCGATCCGGCGTACATGGAGTCGGTCATGTGGGCGTTCAAGACGCTGCATGAGAAGGGCCTGGTGTACGAGGGATTCCGCGTCCTGGCCTACTGCTTCCGATGTGAGACGCCGCTCTCGAACACCGAGACGCGGATGGACGACGTCTACCGCGACCGGACCGACCCGGCCCTGACCGTGCGGTTCCGGCTGGACACCGGCGAGGACATCGCGGTGTGGACCACGACTCCGTGGACCCTGCCGTCGAACCTGGCGCTGGCCGTCGGGCCGGACATCGAGTACGCGGTCCTGGAGAAGGACGGCCAGAAGCTCATCGTCGGCGCCGGCCGGGTCGGCGCGTACGCCAAGGAGCTCGAAGGCTACGAGCAGGTCGGCACGGTCACCGGCAGCGAACTGGTCGGCCGCCGCTACACCCCGCTCTTCGACTTCCTCGTCGAGCAGGGCGGCGAGAACGCCTTCCAGGTCCTCGGCGCCGACTTCGTCACCACCGAGGACGGCACCGGCGTCGTGCACATGGCCCCGGCCTTCGGTGAGGACGACCAGAACACCTGCAACGCGGCGGGCATCCCGACCGTGGTGACCGTCGACGACCACACCCGCTTCACCGCGCTGGTCCCGGACTTCCAGGGGCTGCAGGTCTTCGACGCGAACAAGCCGGTCATCGCCGTCCTCAAGGAGCGGGGCGCCGTGCTGCGCCACGACGGGTACACGCACTCGTACCCGCACTGCTGGCGCTGCGACACCCCGCTGGTCTACAAGGCGGTGTCGTCCTGGTTCGTGGCGGTCACCCAGTTCCGGGACCGGATGGTCGAGCTGAACCAGGAGATCAGCTGGACGCCGTCGCACATCAAGGACGGCTCGTTCGGCAAGTGGCTGGCGAACGCCCGCGACTGGTCGATCTCCCGGAACCGCTTCTGGGGATCACCGATCCCGGTGTGGAAGTCGGACGACCCGAACTACCCGCGCGTCGACGTCTACGGCTCGTTCGAGGACATGGAGCGCGACTTCGGCGTGAAGGTCACCGATCTGCACCGCCCGTACGTCGACGACCTGACCCGGCCGAACCCGGACGACCCGACCGGCAAGTCGGTCATGCGCCGGGTGCCGGAGGTGCTCGACTGCTGGTTCGAGTCGGGCTCGATGCCGTTCGCGCAGGTGCACTACCCGTTCGAGAACAAGGACTGGTTCGAGCACCACTACCCGGGCGACTTCATCGTCGAGTACATCGGCCAGACCCGCGGCTGGTTCTACACCATGCACGTGCTGGCGACCGCGCTCTTCGACCGGCCGGCTTTCCGGAACTGCCTGAGCCACGGCATCCTGCTGGGCGAGGACGGCCGGAAGATGTCGAAGTCGCTGCGCAACTACCCGGACGTGTACCGGGTGTTCGACTCGTACGGCTCGGACGCGATGCGCTGGATGCTGATGTCGTCGCCGGTGCTGCGGGGTGGCGACATGCCGGTCACCGAGGTGGCGATCCGCGACTCGGTGCGCCAGGTGCTGTTGCCGCTGTGGAACGTCTGGTACTTCTTCAGCCTCTACGCGAACGCTTCGGGTTACGAGGCTCGGTTCCGGACGGACTCGGAGCATCTGCTCGACCGTTACGTGCTTGCCAAGACGCGTGAGCTGGTCACGGACGTCCAGAAGCAGATGGACGACTACGACATCTCCGGCGCTGCCGGATCTGTCCGTTCGTTCTTGGACGCCCTCACCAACTGGTACGTCCGCCGCTCGCGCGACCGGTTCTGGGACGGCGACGAGGACGCGTTCGACACCCTCGCCACGGTGCTGGAGACCCTCTGCCGGGTGGTGGCGCCGCTCGCGCCGCTGACCACCGAGGAGATCTGGCGCGGACTGACCGGTGACCGCTCGGTGCACCTGACCGACTGGCCCGACGCGGACGCGTTCCCCGCCGACCACGAGCTGGTTGCGTCGATGGACGCGATCCGGGACGTCGCCTCGGCGGCGCTGTCGCTGCGCAAGGCGAAGGGCCTGCGGGTCCGGCTTCCGCTGGCGTCGGCGACCGTCGCCACGTCGTCGGGTTCGGCCCTCGCCGGCCTGAGCGACCTGCTCAAGGACGAGGTGAACGTCAAGGACGTGGTCTTCACCGACGACGTCGCGGCGTACTGCCAGCAGGTCCTGACCGTGGTGCCCCGCGCGCTCGGCCCCCGGGTCGGCAAGCAGGTGCAGCAGGTCATCAAGGCCGTGAAGAGCGGTGACTGGCAGCTCGTCGACGGCGCCCCGGTCGCGGCCGGCGTCACCCTGGCCGAGGGGGAGTACGAGCTGAAGCTGGTCGCCGCCGACGTGGAGAACTCCGCGCCGCTGCCGGCCGGCGGTG